In Oncorhynchus keta strain PuntledgeMale-10-30-2019 chromosome 19, Oket_V2, whole genome shotgun sequence, a single genomic region encodes these proteins:
- the LOC118375099 gene encoding G-protein coupled receptor 6-like, producing MCADMNKTFLCNDTAMKVVVAGEALPWMETNFPERNVSLGLSTTPLDFPINPWDIMLCMSGTVIACENAIVVAIIFYTPTLRTPMFVLVGSLATADLLAGMGLILNFVFQYVLSSETISLITVGFLVASFTASISSLLAITVDRYFSLYNALTYFSEKTLHYVHLMLVSTWGVSLCLGLLPVLGWNCLDDPSLCSIVRPLTRSNVTLLAVSFFIIFILMLTLYFKICKIVCRHAHQIALQQHFFTTSHYVATKKGVATLAIILGTFGSSWLPFAIYCLVGEREYPSVYTYATLLPATYNSMINPIIYAYRNAEIQRSLYVLFCGCFQSNVATHSRSPSEV from the coding sequence ATGTGCGCAGACATGAACAAGACTTTCCTGTGTAACGACACCGCAATGAAAGTTGTGGTGGCTGGAGAGGCTCTCCCGTGGATGGAGACCAACTTTCCAGAGCGCAATGTCAGCCTGGGGCTCTCCACCACCCCTCTGGACTTCCCCATCAACCCGTGGGATATCATGCTTTGCATGTCGGGCACTGTCATCGCCTGCGAGAACGCCATCGTGGTGGCTATCATCTTCTATACGCCAACCCTGCGCACACCCATGTTCGTGCTCGTAGGAAGCCTAGCCACAGCGGATTTACTGGCAGGCATGGGATTAATCCTCAACTTCGTGTTCCAGTACGTCCTCTCCTCAGAGACTATTAGCCTTATTACTGTTGGGTTCCTAGTGGCCTCCTTCACGGCGTCCATAAGCAGCCTGCTGGCTATAACAGTGGACCGGTACTTCTCTTTATACAACGCACTGACTTACTTCTCAGAGAAGACGCTCCACTACGTGCACCTGATGCTAGTGAGCACATGGGGCGTGTCTCTGTGCCTGGGCCTGCTGCCTGTGCTAGGCTGGAACTGCCTGGACGACCCAAGCTTGTGTAGCATCGTGCGCCCACTCACTCGCAGCAATGTGACATTGTTGGCGGTCTCTTTCTTCATAATCTTCATACTCATGCTGACCCTCTACTTCAAGATCTGCAAGATCGTGTGCCGCCACGCGCACCAGATCGCTCTTCAACAGCACTTCTTCACCACATCGCACTACGTGGCCACCAAGAAGGGTGTGGCCACGCTCGCCATCATCCTAGGCACCTTCGGCTCGAGCTGGCTACCCTTCGCCATCTACTGCCTGGTGGGAGAGCGCGAATACCCGTCGGTATACACATATGCCACGCTGCTTCCGGCCACCTACAACTCCATGATCAACCCAATCATCTACGCCTACCGTAATGCCGAGATCCAGCGCTCGCTCTACGTCCTCTTCTGCGGCTGCTTTCAGAGCAACGTAGCCACCCACTCCAGGTCACCCAGTGAAGTTTAG